The DNA segment GAACTCGACATTGCCGGCCGCCTTGTGGCCGAAGCGGAAGTTCGGGCCCTCCACGACCGCCTTGGCGTGCAGCTTGTCCACCAGGACCTTCACCACGAAGTCGGCGGGCGACAGCTTGGAGAACTCGCTGGTGAAGGGGAGGATCAGCACCGCGTCGACGCCCAGTTCGGCCATCAGTTCGCAGCGACGGTGGTGCGGGGCGAGCAGCGGCGGGTGGCTGCCGGGGCGCACGACCTCGCTGGGGTGCGGGTCGAAGGTGACGACGACGGCCGGGACGCCCAGCTCGCGGGCGCGGTCGACGGCGTGCTTGACGATCAGCTGGTGACCTCGGTGGACACCGTCGTAGGAACCGATGGTGACGACGCTGCGCCCCCAGTCCTCGGGGATGTCCTCCAAGCCACGCCAGCGCTGCACTGTGACCGCTCCTCGAACCCGTGTCCGTGTCTACCTTGACGATTGTGCAGGTCTAAGGGTGCCATGCCGGGTGCCCGGCGCCCGCATCGGCAGGGACGCTGTGACCGGGCGCACGTTCGCCCCGGCGGCGCGGACCGCGGCCGCTCGGGGACGCGAGAGCGCGGGGCGCCATCAGGCCGGTACCCGCGCGCCCCCGAGGTTCTCCAGGGTGCGGCGGGTGCTGGGGCCCACCACGGCGGCCCACTCCTCCGGGGCGTCGGCGAGCCAGCGGGTCATCCGGGTGGCGAAGCCGGGGACGTGCCGGCCGAGGTCGACCAGGGCGCGATCGAAGCGGGTGGCGCCCTCGGGGGTGCGGCCCAGCAGCAGTCCGGTGCGGTGCACGAGGGCGCGGACGTCGTCCGCGGGGCCGGTCTCCGAGGCCGCCGCGTGCAGGACGGCGACCAGCACGGACGGCTCCTGTTCACGGGCGAGCAGGAAGTCCAGGAGTTCGGCGCGCGGCGAACCGGGGACGCGGGTGGCGCGACCTGGGCCCGGTGATCCGGTCGTGCGGGTGTCGGAGGCGGCGAGGACGGTGGCGAGCGCGGCCCGCAGCGGCTCGGGCCCGTCCCGGAGCAGGCCGGTGACCAGGGGGAACAGGACCGGGCGAGCGGTGGGACCCTGGGTCAGGCGGTGGTCGACGGCGGTGGCGATCCGCCCGGCGCTCTCCGGGTGCGGGCGCGCCGCCTCCCGCAACAGGGTCGCGGCGGCGCGGGCGAGGGCCGGGGTGGTGACGTCGGCGAGGAGGCGGCGCAGGCAGTCGGCCGCCTCCCGGTGCGGCCCGCGCAGCCGGGTCCGGAAGGCGTCCAGGACCTGCTCCGGGTGGCTGGTCAGGGCGGGCAGCAGGGCGGTCGCGGGGACGAGCGGGTCGCCCTCGGCGAAGTGGCGCAGCGCCTCGGGCAGGTGCCGTTCCCGGGTGCCCGGGGCGCCGGCCAAGAGGGCGTGGGCGCCGCCGTGCAGGGCGTGGCCGGCGGGGCGGGCGAGCACGGCGGTCGCGGCGTGGCACAGCAGTTCACGGTCGGCGGGCGCCCGCAGATGCGGGGCGGCGCGCAGCGCGAGCGTCATGGCGGCCGGGTGCCGGGCCGGGCGCCGCTCGTCGTGCGCCCAGCGGTGCACGGCCCGGCACAGCGCCGCCGGCTCCTCCTCGGCGAGCACGGCGAGCAGCTCCTCCGCGTGCCGGTGACCGCTCGTGGCCAGCGCCTCCGTGAGCGTGTCCAGCGCGCCGTGCCGATGGGTGTGCAGCAGGGCCTGCGCGGCGGTCGCGACGGTGGCGTGCGGGGCCGCGGGCAAGGGTCGCTCGTCCTCGAACCACCGTGTCAGACACGGCTGTACGGCAGCGGGGGCGGCGGCCAGCAGCCGGGCCACGGCATCGAGATATCGCTCGCCCGGCGCGCCCCCGCCCCCGCCCGCATCCGCGCCATCCATGCTCGACGTGCCCGAGGCCGACGCGCCCGCGCCCGCATCGGCGAGGACGAGCCGGCGCAGCAGGTCCACCCGCTCCGCGACGGGCAGCGGCAGGCCGGTCCAGAAGGCGGGCGCGAACTCCTCGGGCACCGGCCGCAGTTCGCGCCGCCAGGCCACGACGTGCTCGGCGAGCAGCCGCAGCACCTCGGTGTACGGCGTCGCGTCCGGCACCTTCTCCAAAGTCCCGGCGAGCAGCCGGGCGGCCCACCAGGAGCCGGTGTCAAGATCCAGGGCGTCCACCAACTCACGCAACTGGAAGGCGAGTTGACGTCCCCCCTGACGGCGGCCGAGGTGCAGCAGAGCCTCGACGACGGGCCCGACCCGATGGCGCGGCACCGGCGGCGTGTCCTCCCCCGCCCCGGCCCCCCGGGCGCGGTGCACCAGCGTGTGCACGGCCCCGTCCAGATCGAGATGCAGGCCCTGGAGCCAGTCGGCCAGTTCCTCGTGGGCGAAGCGGTAGCCGTGCCCGGCCGGCACCAGCAGTCCCTCGGCGAGTACGGCGGAGGCCCAGCCGGTGCCGCCGCCGAGCCGCCCGGGCGCCGGCCCCCAGGGGAACACCGCCTCGAAGGACGCCCGGTCCAGCTCGCCCCGCCCCGCTCCGAGGCTGAGCCGGGCGGCCTCGTGCAGCTGCCCGGCGACCCGCGCGGCGAGCCGTCGTACGGCCGTGCCGCGCAGCCCCCGCTCGGCGGCG comes from the Streptomyces sp. SUK 48 genome and includes:
- a CDS encoding serine protease; this translates as MTAGDPRTGGARGVTAHGTGDMADAAGPAGARTDGARGARVLTTPRPHTAGALGIRRTDPVPLADARTTDPLVRIEDPAGRPRGTGFLADHHGTLLTSHEAVDGLDRLVLRTGDRTRVVGAEDVTGLPAQNLALVRAEGLDVPPLPLSARGSVAAGTYVRIAAGRWREARVLAAAEVSYGRHLIGDALELAIGTAGRDALRPGGGAAGGPVVDAGTGAVLGVLGTVLHAPHRDAGFAVPPRAADGPLAELLARNAATVPAYGADLNRAGVLELTATSVGQDGPPRPLVQPVERATLAGESTGFTDGERCVLGLVGAPGSGRTTELAALAARRAATAEPTLWLRGADLEEGDGSVADAARRALERAARIVAAARRLDLPDLGDLTPEHLAARAGRPLLLLLDGPEEMPPALAGRLPEWTAGTVAWLRETGTRLVVACREEYWEQAGFPATDVRKVVLGDLDAEEAGKARARYGIPEGLLAARDARHPLTLRLLSEVWAVLRTARFAAPVDRHEVFAAHLDLMCLRVAVRLAAERGLRGTAVRRLAARVAGQLHEAARLSLGAGRGELDRASFEAVFPWGPAPGRLGGGTGWASAVLAEGLLVPAGHGYRFAHEELADWLQGLHLDLDGAVHTLVHRARGAGAGEDTPPVPRHRVGPVVEALLHLGRRQGGRQLAFQLRELVDALDLDTGSWWAARLLAGTLEKVPDATPYTEVLRLLAEHVVAWRRELRPVPEEFAPAFWTGLPLPVAERVDLLRRLVLADAGAGASASGTSSMDGADAGGGGGAPGERYLDAVARLLAAAPAAVQPCLTRWFEDERPLPAAPHATVATAAQALLHTHRHGALDTLTEALATSGHRHAEELLAVLAEEEPAALCRAVHRWAHDERRPARHPAAMTLALRAAPHLRAPADRELLCHAATAVLARPAGHALHGGAHALLAGAPGTRERHLPEALRHFAEGDPLVPATALLPALTSHPEQVLDAFRTRLRGPHREAADCLRRLLADVTTPALARAAATLLREAARPHPESAGRIATAVDHRLTQGPTARPVLFPLVTGLLRDGPEPLRAALATVLAASDTRTTGSPGPGRATRVPGSPRAELLDFLLAREQEPSVLVAVLHAAASETGPADDVRALVHRTGLLLGRTPEGATRFDRALVDLGRHVPGFATRMTRWLADAPEEWAAVVGPSTRRTLENLGGARVPA